The following are from one region of the Novosphingobium humi genome:
- a CDS encoding tetratricopeptide repeat protein produces MFEASPDIRRFRPVSAKEIVMRFAPVSAALSLALAVAASSSHSAPVEVLDPRAAVLEQAGRVALNAGDVDKATDAFEAALAIQPGSSRITISLAQAARMQGMQGKALHYYRTVLSRDPQNIDAMGGEGETLAEKGAMEKAREDLAKIENLGGKGSEAANRLIAAIAKGPLPAALPNAKVASTADVAAKPAPQTD; encoded by the coding sequence ATGTTCGAAGCCTCCCCAGATATCCGGCGGTTTCGCCCCGTTTCGGCCAAGGAAATAGTCATGCGTTTTGCCCCCGTCTCGGCTGCCCTCTCGCTGGCACTGGCCGTGGCGGCCAGCAGCAGCCATTCGGCCCCGGTTGAGGTGCTCGACCCGCGCGCGGCGGTGCTGGAGCAGGCGGGGCGTGTGGCGCTGAATGCGGGCGATGTGGACAAGGCGACCGATGCCTTTGAAGCGGCCTTGGCCATTCAGCCCGGATCGAGCCGGATCACCATATCATTGGCGCAGGCGGCGCGGATGCAGGGGATGCAGGGCAAGGCGCTGCACTATTACCGCACCGTTTTGAGCCGCGATCCGCAGAATATCGATGCAATGGGCGGCGAGGGCGAAACGCTGGCCGAAAAGGGCGCGATGGAGAAGGCGCGGGAAGATCTGGCCAAGATCGAGAACCTTGGCGGCAAGGGCAGCGAGGCGGCCAACCGTCTGATCGCGGCCATTGCCAAGGGGCCGTTGCCCGCCGCGCTGCCCAATGCCAAGGTGGCCAGCACGGCCGATGTTGCCGCCAAGCCGGCCCCGCAGACCGATTGA